From the genome of Rhizobium oryzihabitans:
CGTCAGATATCCCAGCATCGAAGCGGCCATGATGGGAATGACCCCCTCATGATTACCGGTCATTTCGAGAATGATGACGAAGGCCGTCATCGGCGCCTGCACGACGCCCGCAAAATATCCCGCCATGCCGACAATGGCGCCGAGGCCGATGCTGGTGCCAAGTAAATTGGCCATGGTGCTGCCAAAGCCCGCGCCCACCGACAGTGACGGCGCGAAAATACCGCCGGGAATACCCGACATCATCGCGAGGAAAGTCGCAGCCAGCTTTTCGATAAAGAAGAAGGTTGGCGCAGCCTGACCCTCGATCGCCGCACGCGCCTGTTCGTAGCCCGTTCCGAAGGTCGCGCCACCCGTTGCAATGCCGATAATAGCGGAGGCAAGACCACAGGCGGCGGCAACCGCAAGCATCCGCTTCAATGGCATGGTCTGCGCAAAGCGGCGGATGCGGGCGGAAAGGCGCAGTGCCCCGGCGCTGAAAAGCGCGCCGAACGCACCGCCGCCGATGCCGCAGATCACCACCAGAAGCCAGTCCTTCACCGTTTCAGCGAGTACCGAACTCGCACCGAAATAGGTATAGCTTCCAACCAGCGCCAGCGAGGCAAGACCCGACAGGATGACGGCGGTGAGGACGAGACCGTTGGCACGGGATTCGTAGGTCTTGCTCATTTCCTCAATGGCGAAAACGATGCCCGCGAGCGGCGTGTTGAAGGCGGCCGCAATGCCCGCCGCCGATCCCGCAAGGATGAGGCCTTTCGCCTGCGCCATGCCGCCCCAGCGCGCGGCCTGCAGCATGATCGAGGCGCCCACCTGAACGGTCGGGCCCTCACGGCCGATGGAAGCACCGGACAAAAGACCAGCGACCGTCAGCACCACCTTGCCGAAGGCGAGTTTCAGCGACAGAAGCCGCGAGCGATCCGCATCGTCTCGCAGGTGCCGCGCAGCGATGGCCTGCGGGATGCCGCTGCCGCCTGCATTGGGAAAAACCGTCAATGCCAGCCAGGCGCAAAGCGTGAAGCCGAGCGGCGTTATGACGAGCGGCAACAGGAACGACCATTCGCCGGAAGAGGTGGCGGTGAAGAAAAGATGCTGGGCGCGATCCGCCGCCCATGCGAACCCGACGCTGATGATGCCTACCGCAAGCGCGCCAAACCAGAATACGGCTCTTGGCTTCCACACCCGCCACGATCCCCAGACAACACGGGAACGGCGAAGCATCTTCAGCTTTTTGTAGTCGGCGGGCATGGCGGTCCAGATCAGTCTTTGGTAGGCGGGATGCCCGTTTATCGGCCTCCCGGGCACTGATTGCAAGTTTTGCATTTGACTTTGCGCGGTTCGTGATCGAAGCTTCGCATCGCAATTGCAACGCACGGAGAACCAATATGAAAACGGCGACGATCCCTTCGTTGCGGGTGACCGCGGATTTTCGCGAAGCTGCTGAAAGCGTGCTGAAGGAAGGCGAGACACTGTCCTCCTTCGTTGAAGAGTCCGTGCGCAGGCAGGTGGAAATCCGCAAATCGCAGGCGGAGTTCATTGCACGTGGGCTCGCGTCACTCGAAGACGCTGAGCGCACCGGCGTTTATTATACGACCGACGATGTTCTTTCGATGATGCAACGAAAGCTTGATGCTGCGAAAGCCGCGAAGCGAAAATGACATATGAGCTTCGCTATACCGAAGAAGCACTGGCGGATTTTGATCGCATCTATGACTTTCTGATCGCCTACGACATCGATGTGGCTGAGAAAGCGATCCGCGCCATAAGAGCAGGACTGGAGATTCTCGGTGAGTTTCCCTTCAGTTGCCGCAAAGCATCTGCGGAAAACAGCCTGATTCGCGAACTCCTCGTACCGTTCGGGTCATCCGGCTATATCGTGCTGTTCCGCATCGACGGCCCGGAAACAGTCACCATCGCCGCCGTCCGCCACCAGCGCGAAGACGACTATCATTGATCCTTACCGGTCGCTGACGGCCGCGCGCGGGTTTACCCACGGCTCCTGATTGGAGCGCGGCAAAGGGGCTTTCCCGAGAATATGATCCGCCGCCTTTTCGCCGGTCATGATCGACGGGCCGTTGAGGTTGCCATAGGTCACATGCGGGAAGATCGAGCTGTCGGCGACCCTTAATCCCTCCACGCCGATCACACGGCATTCGGGATCGACCACCGCCATCGGGTCGTTGCGATCACCCATCCGGCAGGTGCCGCAGGGGTGATAGGCACTTTCCAGATGCTCTCGCAAAAAGGCGTCGATCTGCTCGTCCGTCTCCACCTTTTCGCCCGGCTGGATTTCCGGTCCGCGAAAATCGTCGAAAGCTTTCTGGCTGAAGATTTCTCGCGTCAGGCGCACGCAATGACGGAATTTTTCCCAGTCTTCCGGATGGCTCATATAGTTGAAGCGGATGACCGGGTCGTCATGCGGATCGGCGGAACGCAGGGTGACATTGCCGCGCGATTTCGACAGGTTGTAGCCCACATGCACCTGAAAACCATGGCTTTTCGCGGCGGCCTTGCCGTCATAGGAAATGGCGACGGGCAGGAAATGATACTGGATGTCAGGCTGTTTCAGACCGGCTGCAGAGCGCAGGAAGGCGCAGGCCTCGAACTGGTTGGAGGCCCCTAACCCGCCCTTCGACAGCAGCCATTGCGCGCCCGCCACGCCCTGCCAGAACCACGGCAACCAGGAATAAAGCGAGACCGGCTTGGTGGAGACCTGCTGGAAATAAAACTCCATATGGTCCTGAAGGTTTGCGCCCACGCCCGGACGATCCACCTTCACCTCGATGCCCATTTCCGCCAGATGGGCAGCAGGCCCGATGCCCGAAAGCATCAGCAGTTTCGGGGAATTGAAGGAAGATGCGGAGACGATCACCTCGCGATTGGCCGTGATGGCTTCCACGACACCCTTTCGCTCGATCTCCACCCCCACGGCGCAGCCATTCTCGATGACGACCTTGCGGGCAAAACCACTCACCAGCGTGACATTGCCGCGCTTCAGCGCCGGCCGGAGATAGGCATTGGCGGCGGACCAGCGGCGGCCGTGATGGATGGTCTGCTCCATGAGGCCGAAACCCTCCTGCTTGGAGCCGTTATAGTCGTCGGTGAGTTCAAAGCCTGCCTGTGCGCCGGCCTGAATGAAGGCATGGAACAGCGGATTGTTGACCGGTCCGCGCTGAACGTGCAGCGGCCCATCCGTGCCGCGCCAACCCTCTTCACCGCCATGGCTATGTTCCATGCGCTTGAA
Proteins encoded in this window:
- a CDS encoding chloride channel protein, whose amino-acid sequence is MPADYKKLKMLRRSRVVWGSWRVWKPRAVFWFGALAVGIISVGFAWAADRAQHLFFTATSSGEWSFLLPLVITPLGFTLCAWLALTVFPNAGGSGIPQAIAARHLRDDADRSRLLSLKLAFGKVVLTVAGLLSGASIGREGPTVQVGASIMLQAARWGGMAQAKGLILAGSAAGIAAAFNTPLAGIVFAIEEMSKTYESRANGLVLTAVILSGLASLALVGSYTYFGASSVLAETVKDWLLVVICGIGGGAFGALFSAGALRLSARIRRFAQTMPLKRMLAVAAACGLASAIIGIATGGATFGTGYEQARAAIEGQAAPTFFFIEKLAATFLAMMSGIPGGIFAPSLSVGAGFGSTMANLLGTSIGLGAIVGMAGYFAGVVQAPMTAFVIILEMTGNHEGVIPIMAASMLGYLTSRLFSREPLYHGLSRVFIAQVIRARRAGHTSNA
- a CDS encoding YlcI/YnfO family protein; amino-acid sequence: MKTATIPSLRVTADFREAAESVLKEGETLSSFVEESVRRQVEIRKSQAEFIARGLASLEDAERTGVYYTTDDVLSMMQRKLDAAKAAKRK
- a CDS encoding type II toxin-antitoxin system RelE/ParE family toxin, which translates into the protein MTYELRYTEEALADFDRIYDFLIAYDIDVAEKAIRAIRAGLEILGEFPFSCRKASAENSLIRELLVPFGSSGYIVLFRIDGPETVTIAAVRHQREDDYH
- the betA gene encoding choline dehydrogenase; the encoded protein is MHADYVIVGSGSAGSAIAYRLSEDGRYSVIVIEAGGSDFGPFIQMPAALAWPMSMKRYNWGYLSEPEPNLDNRRITAPRGKVIGGSSSINGLVYVRGHAEDFNRWEELGAQGWAYADVLPYFKRMEHSHGGEEGWRGTDGPLHVQRGPVNNPLFHAFIQAGAQAGFELTDDYNGSKQEGFGLMEQTIHHGRRWSAANAYLRPALKRGNVTLVSGFARKVVIENGCAVGVEIERKGVVEAITANREVIVSASSFNSPKLLMLSGIGPAAHLAEMGIEVKVDRPGVGANLQDHMEFYFQQVSTKPVSLYSWLPWFWQGVAGAQWLLSKGGLGASNQFEACAFLRSAAGLKQPDIQYHFLPVAISYDGKAAAKSHGFQVHVGYNLSKSRGNVTLRSADPHDDPVIRFNYMSHPEDWEKFRHCVRLTREIFSQKAFDDFRGPEIQPGEKVETDEQIDAFLREHLESAYHPCGTCRMGDRNDPMAVVDPECRVIGVEGLRVADSSIFPHVTYGNLNGPSIMTGEKAADHILGKAPLPRSNQEPWVNPRAAVSDR